The Elusimicrobiota bacterium DNA window GCGCCGGCAGGGCGTTCCCGAGGGTCGCGGCGAGCGATGGAAGGGCGAGGATCCGCAGGCGCGGGGTCCCCGTCAGCGACGACGGGAGCGGGACGACCGTCCCGGCGACGGTCGTCGGGGCGTGCGGGACCGCCGCCAGCACTTGTGCGTGAAGGACGGAGGCCGCCGAGAGGCAGAACGCGAGAGAGACGCTCAGGAGCGTCCGCGCGCTTCTCATATCTCCTCCCCTTATGGACGGCGACGATCGGGACGGACGGAAAGCCGTAGTCCGCACGGATTGCGCACGAAGCTGGGAGCGCCGGGACGTTCGGCGCGCAGCCAGGAATGAGGCCGCTCGGCCGGGGGCTTCAGGGCGGGCTTTTCGAGGATCGCGTTCATCACCGATAGGATAGCCGGCGTCGGCGTCCGGAGGCAGGAGCGGAAGGGCAAGCGGGCGGCGCTTTGAGTCCTAGTCCTCCAGGTTCCTCAACGGGGCCCGGGACGGAACATGCCGTAAGCCGAGGGCCCGTCCCCCGAAGGGGACGGGCCCTCTGTCCGCAGGTCCCGGCGCGAGGCCGGGAAGCGCGGCTCAGTACATGTCTCCGCCGCCGTGCATGTGGCCGCCGGCCGGAGCGGCTTCCTTCTTCTCCGGGATGTCGGCGACGAGGCACTCGGTCGTCAGCAGGGTGCCGGCGATGGAGGCCGCGTTCTCGAGGGCGCAGCGCACGACCTTCGCGGGGTCGACGATGCCGCTCTTGATGAGGTCCACGTACTCCGAGGTCTCGGCGTCGAGTCCCCAGCCGTCCTTCAGGGTCCCGACCTTCTCGATGACGACGGAGCCGTCGAGGCCGGCGTTGAACGCCAGCTGGCGCATCGGGGCTTCGAGGGCCTTGCGGACGATGCGGATGCCCGTGGTCTCGTCGTCGTCCTTCCCCTTGAGGGCGTCGAGGACCTTGGCCGCGCGCATGAGGGCCGCGCCGCCGCCGGAAACGATGCCTTCCTCGACTCCGGCCTTCGTCGCGTTGCGCGCATCCTCGACCTTGGCCTTCTTGGCCTTCATCTCGGTCTCGGTCGCCGCGCCCACGCTGATGACGGCCACTCCGCCCTGGAGCTTCGCGAGCCGCTCCTCGAGCTTCTCCTTGTCGTAGTCGGAGGTGGTGTCCTGGATCTGCTTGCGGATCTGCTCGACGCGCTTGTTGACCTCGGACTTGGAGCCCGCCCCGCCGACGATGGTGGTGTTCTCCTTGTCGATGACGACGCGCTTGCAGCGGCCGAGCATGTCGATGCCGGCCTTCTCGAGCTTGAGCCCGAGCTCTTCGCTGATGACCTTTCCGTCGGTCAGCGTCGCGATGTCCTGGAGCAGGTCCTTGCGGCGGTCGCCGAAGCCGGGGGCCTTCACGGCGGCGCACTTGAGGGTGCCGCGCAGCTTGTTGACCACCAGGGTCGCCAGGGCCTCGCCCTCGACGTCCTCGGCGATCAGCACGAACGGCGAACCGGACTGCGCGATCTTCTCGAGCACCGGCAGGAGGTCGTTCATCGCCGAGATCTTCTTGTCGGTGATGAGGACGGACGGATTCTCGAGCACGGTCTCCATGCGCTCGGCGTCGGTCACGAAGTAGGGCGACACGTAGCCGCGGTCGAACTGCATGCCTTCGACGACCTCGAGGGTCGTCTCGGCGGACTTGCCTTCCTCGACGGTGATCACGCCCTCGTGGCCGACCTTCTCCATGGCCTGGGCGATGAGCTCGCCGATCTGGCGGTCGTTGGCGGAGATGGTCGCGACCTGGGAGCGCTCTTCCTTCGTCTTCACCGGCTTGGAGGCCTTCTTGATCTCGGCCACCACGGCGAAGACGGCCTTTTCGATGCCGCGCTTGAGGTGGATGGGATTCGCGCCGGCCGCGATGTTGCGAAGGCCCTCGTTGATGATGGCCTGGGCGAGGATCGTGGCGGTCGTCGTGCCGTCGCCGGCGACGTCGTTGGTCTTCGAGGCGACCTCGCGGACCAGCTGGGCGCCCATGTTCTCGAGCGGGTCCTGCAGCTCGATCTCCTTGGCGATGGTGACGCCGTCGTCGATGACGGTGGGGGAGCCGTACTTCTTCTCGAGGATCACCGAGCGGCCCTTGGGCCCGAGGGTGACCTTCACGGCGTTCGCGAGCTTCTCGACGCCGGCCTTCAGGCGGGCGCGCGCATCTTCACTGTAGACGATCTGCTTCGCCATTTCGTTCTTCCTCCTAAGGTTGGTGCGTTACTTCAGGATTCCGAGGATGTCTTCCTGATGGACGATCAGGAGCTCCTTCTCGTCGAGCTTGATCTCGGTGCCCGAGTACTTGCCGTAGAGGACGCGGTCTCCCTTCTTCACGTACATGGGGAGCGTCTTTCCCTCTTCGGTGGTCTTGCCCGGACCGGCCGCGACGACCTCGCCTTCCTGCGGCTTCTCCTTCGCGGTGTCGGGGATGATGATCCCGCCCTTGCGGACTTCCTTCTGCTCGACGGGCTTGATGATGACGCGGT harbors:
- the groL gene encoding chaperonin GroEL (60 kDa chaperone family; promotes refolding of misfolded polypeptides especially under stressful conditions; forms two stacked rings of heptamers to form a barrel-shaped 14mer; ends can be capped by GroES; misfolded proteins enter the barrel where they are refolded when GroES binds), which translates into the protein MAKQIVYSEDARARLKAGVEKLANAVKVTLGPKGRSVILEKKYGSPTVIDDGVTIAKEIELQDPLENMGAQLVREVASKTNDVAGDGTTTATILAQAIINEGLRNIAAGANPIHLKRGIEKAVFAVVAEIKKASKPVKTKEERSQVATISANDRQIGELIAQAMEKVGHEGVITVEEGKSAETTLEVVEGMQFDRGYVSPYFVTDAERMETVLENPSVLITDKKISAMNDLLPVLEKIAQSGSPFVLIAEDVEGEALATLVVNKLRGTLKCAAVKAPGFGDRRKDLLQDIATLTDGKVISEELGLKLEKAGIDMLGRCKRVVIDKENTTIVGGAGSKSEVNKRVEQIRKQIQDTTSDYDKEKLEERLAKLQGGVAVISVGAATETEMKAKKAKVEDARNATKAGVEEGIVSGGGAALMRAAKVLDALKGKDDDETTGIRIVRKALEAPMRQLAFNAGLDGSVVIEKVGTLKDGWGLDAETSEYVDLIKSGIVDPAKVVRCALENAASIAGTLLTTECLVADIPEKKEAAPAGGHMHGGGDMY
- the groES gene encoding co-chaperone GroES; translated protein: MAEATLTNVKIQPLGDRVIIKPVEQKEVRKGGIIIPDTAKEKPQEGEVVAAGPGKTTEEGKTLPMYVKKGDRVLYGKYSGTEIKLDEKELLIVHQEDILGILK